In Kwoniella shivajii chromosome 9, complete sequence, one genomic interval encodes:
- a CDS encoding pre-mRNA-splicing factor PRP46 encodes MSASVLPATDGNAGPSTTSNGLPPLADLVRRSTKRTRIVYGVEGAAVDDGLARANKIKLASKLAAEYKDVQTLPPVLAAQQGPTGPKRPSNQSGPAAPGPQAGQKLLGGLEDAPASSNSPSAVAEPRSLVKFRHQQGFAAEGGQASSRLSQALMRKKEAREIKPEYHPQWKLTRVISGHMGWVRAVAVDPGNQWFATGAGDRVVKIWDLASGELKLSLTGHISTIRGLAVSDRHPYLFSCAEDKMVKCWDLETNKVIRHYHGHFSGVYSLSVHPTLDVLVTAGRDASVRVWDMRSRANIFTLTGHTSTVADVKTQDSDPQIISGSMDSTVRLWDLAAGKCMTTLTHHKKSVRALAIHPTEYSFASASAGGNNIKKWKCPEGTFVHNFVGHEAIINTMSLNSDGVMFSGADNGSLTMWDYATGLPFQHLKDIPQPGSLDAEAGVFCSTFDKTGTRLITGGADKTIKVYSEQA; translated from the exons ATGTCTGCCTCAGTACTCCCAGCTACCGATGGCAATGCGGGCCCTTCCACAACGTCGAACGGACTGCCGCCTTTAGCTGACTTAGTGAGAAGGAGCACGAAAAGAACTAGAATCGTTTATGGTGTAGAGGGTGCTGCTGTCGATGATGGATTGGCCAGAGC GAACAAGATAAAGCTCGCTTCTAAACTCGCGGCAGAATACAAAGATGTTCAAACTTTACCACCTGTGTTAGCTGCTCAACAAGGACCTACAGGACCTAAACGACCTTCTAACCAATCTGGACCAGCTGCTCCTGGACCACAAGCAGGGCAAAAACTACTCGGAGGACTAGAGGATGCTCCAGC ATCTTCCAATAGTCCATCGGCTGTTGCTGAACCTAGATCCTTGGTGAAATTCAGACATCAACAAGGGTTCgctgctgaaggtggtcaagCCTCATCTAGATTATCACAAGCCCtaatgagaaagaaagaagctagagaaaTCAAACCGGAGTATCATCCTCAAT GGAAACTTACAAGGGTTATTTCAGGACACATGGGCTGGGTAAGAGCAGTTGCTGTAGACCCAGGGAATCAGTGGTTCGCTACTGGCGCAGGTGATCGAGtagtcaag ATTTGGGATTTGGCTAGTGGAGAGTTGAAATTATCTTTGACTGGACATATCTCGACAATTAGAGGATTGGCTGTATCAGATAGACATCCATATCTCTTCTCCTGCGCAGAAGATAAG ATGGTGAAATGTTGGGATCTTGAGACCAACAAGGTTATCAGGCATTATCATGGTCATTTCTCGGGTGTCTACTCTTTATC CGTTCATCCTACTCTTGATGTCCTTGTTACTGCTGGGCGAGATGCAAGTGTTCGA GTTTGGGATATGAGAAGTCGAGCAAATATCTTCACCCTTACTGGTCATACAAGCACAGTTGCAGATGTTAAAACGCAAGACTCCGATCCTCAAATCATATCAGGCAGTATGGATTCAACAGTTCG ATTGTGGGATCTTGCTGCCGGAAAATGTATGACCACCCTGACACACCATAAGAAATCAGTTAGAGCATTAGCTATTCATCCCACGGAATATTCATTCGCATCAGCAAGTGCAGGCGGAAATAATATCAAAAAATGGAAATGTCCAGAAGGTACTTTTGTACATAATTTCGTTGGTCACGAAGCTATCATCAATACTATGAGTTTGAACTCAGATGGCGTAATGTTTTCTGGAG CCGATAATggatcactcacaatgtGGGATTACGCGACTGGTTTACCATTCCAGCATCTTAAAGATATTCCTCAACCTGGTTCATTAGACGCTGAAGCC GGTGTATTCTGCTCAACCTTCGACAAGACAGGTACTAGATTGATCACTGGAGGCGCTGATAAGACTATTAAAGTGTATTCAGAACAAGCATAG
- a CDS encoding adenylosuccinate lyase has protein sequence MDSYQTPLSSRYASKEMSKLFSSGTRFGTWRKLWLNLAIAEKELGLAISDKAIEQMKANLDLDEAQMKVAAEEEKKRRHDVMAHVHTFGTVAPEAAGIIHLGATSCYVTDNADLIFLREGLDILLPKLAVVISRLTSFAEKYRDLPTLGFTHFQPAQLTTVGKRATLWIQELLWDLRNLERARNDLGFRGVKGTTGTQASFLTLFNGDHDKVEALDKRVTELFGFPYAYPVTGQTYSRKIDADVLGPMSSFGATVHKIATDIRLLANLKEIEEPFEKDQIGSSAMAYKRNPMRCERACSLARHLMVIYQNTLMTSSVQWLERTLDDSANRRVTIPEAFLTADILLTTLQNISEGLVVYPKVIGRRISQELPFMATENIIMAIVKAGGDRQECHEKIRVLSHQAGAVVKEEGGENDLIDRVRKDNYFEPIWSQLDELLDPNTFVGRAPEQVDGFVKDWVKPALEKYLDQLKDVKQAELSV, from the exons ATGGACAGTTATCAAACTCCCCTTTCCTC CCGATATGCATCCAAGGAGATGTCAAAGCTTTTCTCTTCAGGT ACCCGGTTCGGTACTTGGAGAAAGCTATGGTTGAACCTTGCTATCGCTGAAAAG GAGCTCGGTCTTGCCATTTCAGACAAAGCTATCGAGCAAATGAAAGCAaatcttgaccttgatgaAGCTCAAATGAAAGTGGCTGccgaggaagagaagaagagaagac ACGATGTCATGGCTCATGTACATACTTTCGGCACTGTCGCCCCTGAAGCTGCCGGTATCATCCA TTTGGGAGCTACCTCATGTTATGTTACAGA TAACGcagatctcatcttccttcGAGAAGGACTTGATATCCTTTTACCTAAACTTGCCGTCGTAATCTCAAGATTAACTTCATTCGCAGAGAAATATCGTGATCTACCTACACTCGGATTCACACATTTCCAACCTGCACAGTTGACCACAGTTGGTAAGAGAGCAACATTGTGGATTCAAGAATTATTATGGGATTTAAGAAACTtagaaagagcaagaaacgATTTAGGTTTTAGAGGCGTTAAAGGTACAACTGGAACACAAGCTTCCTTCTTGACTTTATTCAATGGTGATCATGATAAAGTTGAAGCATTAGACAAAAGAGTCACGGAATTATTTGGTTTCCCTTATGCTTATCCCGTCACTGGTCAAACTTATTCAAGAAAAATCGACGCAGATGTCCTTGGTCCAATGTCATCTTTCGGTGCCACTGTTCATAAAATCGCTACTGATA TCCGACTTCTCGCTAATCTCAAGGAGATCGAGGAACCTTTTGAGAAGGATCAGATCGGCTCTTCCGCTATGGCTTACAAG CGAAATCCAATGCGATGTGAACGAGCTTGTTCTCTTGCCCGACATCTCATGGTCATTTACCAAAACACTTTGATGACATCCTCCGTTCAATGGCTCGAGCGAACTTTAGATGACAG TGCTAATCGAAGAGTGACCATCCCTGAAGCTTTCCTTAcagctgatatcttgttAACTACACTACAAAATATTTCAGAAGGATTAGTAGTTTACCCCAAAGTCATCGGTCGAAGAATTTCACAAGAATTACCATTTATGGCCACTGAAAATATCATAATGGCAATCGTCAAAGCAGGTGGTGATAGACAAGAATGTCATGAGAAGATAAGAGTGTTATCACATCAAGCAGGTGCGGTcgtgaaagaagaaggtggtgaaaaCGATTTGATTGATAGAGTTAGAAAGGATAATTATTTCGAACCCATCTGGAGTCAATTAGATGAGTTGTTAGATCCTAATACGTTTGTTGGAAGAGCTCCAGAACAAGTTGATGGTTTCGTCAAAGATTGGGTCAAACCCGCTTTGGAAAAATATCTAGATCAATTAAAAGATGtcaaacaagctgaattatcAGTGTAG
- a CDS encoding malate dehydrogenase, NAD-dependent — MVKAVVCGAAGGIGQPLSLLLKLNPIITELSLYDVVNAVGVAADLSHIPTPAQVTGFLPADNGAEKALKGADIVVIPAGVPRKPGMTRDDLFVNAGICATLAQAIANACPKAFILVISNPVNSTVPVFAETLKKAGVFDPKKLLGVSHLDIIRASTFVASVLGKPTEALHYTIPVVGGHSGATILPLLSQAKPAIPDILNDKEKRDALVNRIQFGGDEVVKAKDGAGSATLSMAQAGAEFANYVLEAAFGGKKGKVVQAYINLGADAGGEGIKKEIGTDLDYFSVNIELGPSGIEKILPIGQIDDVEKGLLEAAVKELGPSIEKGNSFTPAPPKL, encoded by the exons ATGGTCAAAGCTGTCGTTTGCGGTGCTGCCG GTGGTATCGGTCAACCACTATCTCTCctcctcaagctcaatcccatcatcaccGAGCTCTCTCTTTACGATGTTGTCAACGCTGTTGGT GTCGCTGCTGATTTGTCTCACATCCCAACTCCTGCTCAAGTAACTGGTTTCCTCCCAGCAGACAACGGAGCTGAGAAGGCCCTCAAAGGTGCTGATATCGTTGTCATCCCCGCCGGTGTACCCAGAAAACCTGGAATGACCCGTGATGACCTATTC GTCAACGCCGGTATCTGTGCTACGCTCGCTCAAGCAATCGCCAATGCTTGTCCCAAAGCTTTCATCTTGGTTATCTCCAACCCTGTCAACTCAACTGTCCCAGTCTTCGCTGAGACCTTAAAGAAGGCTGGTGTTTTCGACCCAAAGAA ACTCTTGGGTGTATCTCACCTCGATATCATCCGAGCTTCAACTTTTGTCGCTTCCGTTCTTGGAAAACCCACAGAAGCCCTCCACTATACCATCCCAGTAGTCGGAGGTCACTCTGGTGCTACCATCTTACCTTTACTCTCTCAAGCTAAACCTGCTATT CCCGATATCTTGAACgataaagagaagagagacgCTTTGGTAAATCGAATTCAATTCGGTGGTGACGAGGTCGTCAAGGCTAAGG ATGGTGCTGGTTCTGCTACCCTCTCTATGGCTCAAG CCGGTGCTGAATTTGCCAACTACGTCCTTGAGGCCGCTTTCGGCggtaagaaaggaaaagtcgTTCAAGCTTACATCAATCTCGGTGCCGATGCCGGAGGTGAAGGtatcaagaaggaaattggaACTGATTTGGACTACTTCTCTGTAAATATTGAACTCGGT CCCAGCGGTATCGAAAAGATTCTCCCCATTGGTCAAATTGATGACGTTGAGAAGGGACTTCTTGAGGCTGCTGTCAAGGAGCTTGGTCCATCTattgagaag GGTAACTCATTTACTCCCGCTCCTCCCAAGCTCTAG